In Chlamydia serpentis, the following are encoded in one genomic region:
- a CDS encoding 4-alpha-glucanotransferase — translation MNVLQYTKHSPTAHAWKAIGISPKHGICLPLFSIHTQQSCGIGEFLDLIPLISWCAKKGFRIIQLLPLNDTGEDTSPYNSISSIALNPLFLSLSSLPDIHKIPQAANKLREMQELSSAPSINYKPVKEKKWAFLKTYYQKCIKPSIEENHNFFQFLENEHYWLYPYATFRALKHHMHGAPINNWPKSLTDKENFPYLTKKFYHEVLFFSYLQFLCYKQLIQVKAYADQLHVLLKGDLPILISKDSCDVWYFREYFSSSRSVGAPPDLYNSEGQNWHLPIYNFSKLAQDDYIWWKERLKYSQNFYSLYRLDHIVGLFQLWIWDSLGNGKFVPENPKDYIKQGKNILSAMLTSSSMLPIGEDLGTIPADVKITLTQLGICGTRIPRWERNWQSNCEFIPLKDYSPLSVTTLSTHDSDTLGQWWVNSPKEARQFAKFLDIPFQQSLTPSIQKDILRISHQSGSIFHINLLNDYLALCPDLVSKNLKRERINTPGTVSKKNWSYRVLPPLNDLFSHKKFNLYIDEILSEL, via the coding sequence GTGAATGTCTTACAATATACAAAGCATTCTCCTACAGCACATGCATGGAAGGCTATAGGGATATCTCCCAAACATGGTATTTGTTTACCTCTATTTTCAATACATACACAACAAAGCTGTGGAATTGGTGAATTCTTAGACTTAATTCCTTTAATTTCTTGGTGTGCTAAAAAGGGATTTCGAATTATTCAATTGCTTCCTTTAAATGATACTGGTGAAGACACGAGTCCATATAATAGCATCTCTTCAATAGCTTTGAATCCTCTCTTTCTTTCCCTATCATCTCTTCCAGATATTCATAAAATCCCTCAAGCTGCTAATAAACTACGTGAAATGCAGGAGTTAAGTTCTGCTCCATCGATAAACTATAAGCCAGTTAAAGAAAAAAAGTGGGCATTCCTAAAAACTTATTATCAGAAATGTATTAAACCCTCGATAGAAGAGAATCATAACTTTTTTCAATTTTTAGAAAATGAGCACTATTGGCTTTATCCTTATGCAACCTTTCGTGCACTCAAACATCATATGCATGGTGCACCCATTAATAACTGGCCTAAGTCTTTAACGGATAAGGAAAATTTTCCCTATCTAACTAAAAAATTTTATCACGAAGTTCTTTTCTTTTCTTATCTCCAGTTTCTCTGTTATAAACAACTTATCCAAGTCAAGGCCTACGCAGATCAACTGCATGTGCTTCTTAAAGGAGACCTTCCTATTCTGATTAGCAAAGACAGCTGCGATGTCTGGTACTTCCGAGAATATTTTTCTTCATCACGTTCTGTAGGAGCTCCCCCAGACCTATACAATTCTGAGGGACAAAACTGGCATTTGCCTATCTATAACTTTTCAAAACTTGCTCAAGATGACTATATCTGGTGGAAAGAACGTTTAAAATATTCTCAAAATTTCTACTCACTTTATCGGTTAGACCATATTGTAGGCCTGTTCCAATTATGGATCTGGGACTCTTTAGGCAATGGCAAATTTGTTCCAGAGAATCCTAAAGATTACATCAAACAAGGGAAGAATATCCTCTCTGCAATGCTTACCTCTTCATCTATGCTCCCCATTGGAGAAGATTTAGGGACTATTCCTGCAGACGTCAAAATAACACTAACACAGTTAGGGATCTGTGGAACACGGATTCCTCGATGGGAACGTAACTGGCAAAGCAACTGTGAGTTTATTCCCTTGAAAGATTATAGTCCGCTTTCAGTAACAACACTCTCTACTCATGATTCCGATACCCTTGGGCAATGGTGGGTGAACTCACCTAAAGAAGCCAGGCAGTTTGCTAAATTTCTAGACATCCCTTTTCAGCAATCTCTGACCCCAAGCATTCAAAAAGATATTTTAAGGATTTCCCATCAATCTGGATCTATCTTTCACATCAACTTACTAAATGATTACCTTGCCCTCTGTCCTGATCTAGTATCAAAAAATCTGAAAAGAGAACGAATCAATACGCCAGGTACTGTTTCTAAAAAGAATTGGTCCTATAGAGTTTTACCTCCTTTAAATGATCTTTTTTCTCATAAAAAATTTAATCTTTACATTGATGAAATTCTCTCAGAACTTTAA
- the rpmB gene encoding 50S ribosomal protein L28 yields the protein MSRKCPLTGKKPRRGYSYTIRGIAKKKKGIGLKVTGKTKRRFFPNMLTKRLWSTEENRFLKLKISASALRHIDKLGLQKVIERAKSKNF from the coding sequence ATGTCAAGAAAATGCCCACTTACAGGAAAAAAACCTCGCCGTGGTTACAGCTATACAATTCGAGGTATTGCTAAAAAGAAAAAAGGAATTGGCTTGAAGGTAACAGGGAAAACTAAACGAAGATTTTTCCCTAATATGTTGACCAAACGCTTATGGTCTACAGAAGAAAATCGTTTTCTTAAGCTAAAAATTTCTGCTAGTGCTCTGCGTCATATCGATAAACTTGGATTACAAAAAGTTATCGAAAGAGCAAAAAGCAAGAATTTTTAA